A segment of the Streptomyces sp. ITFR-21 genome:
TCCAGCACCGGGTCGCTGTGCGGCAGCCCGACCTCGACGATGTCGGCGCCGCCCTCGAAGGCGGCCTTCACCGCCTCGATGCCGCCGTCCACGGTCGGGAAGCCTGCCGGCAGGTAGGCGATGAGCGCGGCCCGGCCGTCGGCCCTGGCGTCGGCGAGGGTCCGCTCCAGCAGACTGATCTTCCCGGTCACTTCGCCGCCACCTCGTGCTCCTCGTCGACGTCCGCCGTCGGCTCGTACAGCCCGAAGTAGCGGGCCGCGGTGTCCATGTCCTTGTCGCCGCGCCCGGAGAGGTTGACCAGGAGCAGGGCCTCCGGGCCCAGCTCGCGGCCGATCTCCAGCGCGCCGGCCAGCGCGTGGGCGCTCTCGATGGCGGGGATGATGCCCTCGGTACGGGACAGCAGCCGCAGCGCCTGCATCGCGGCGTCGTCGGTGACCGCCCGGTACTCGGCGCGGCCGGAGTCCTTGAGGTAGGAGTGCTCGGGGCCGACGCCGGGGTAGTCCAGACCGGCCGAGATCGAGTACGGCTCGGTGATCTGGCCCTCGTCGTCCTGGAGCACGTACGAGCGGGAGCCGTGCAGGATGCCGGGCTCGCCCTGGGTGAGGGTGGCGGCGTGTTCGCCGGTCTCGATGCCGTGCCCGGCCGGTTCGCAGCCGACCAGCCGCACGCCGGTGTCAGGCAGGAAGGCGTGGAAGAGCCCCATGGCGTTGGAGCCGCCGCCGACGCAGGCCACCGCCGCGTCGGGCAGCCGCCCGGTGCGCTCCAGCAGCTGGCGGCGGGCCTCGACGCCGATCACCCGGTGGAAGTCGCGGACCAGCGCGGGGAACGGGTGCGGCCCGGCGACGGTGCCGAACAGGTAGTGGGTGCGGTCGACGTTGGCGACCCAGTCGCGGAACGCCTCGTTGATGGCGTCCTTCAGGGTGCGGCTGCCGGACTTCACCGCGACGACCTCGGCGCCGAGCATCCGCATCCGGGCCACGTTGAGGGCCTGCCGGCGGGTGTCGATCTCGCCCATGTAGATGGTGCAGTCGAGGCCGAACAGCGCGCAGGCGGTGGCGGTGGCGACGCCGTGCTGGCCGGCGCCGGTCTCGGCGATGACCCGGGTCTTGCCCATCCGCCGGGTCAGCAGGGTCTGGCCGAGCACGTTGTTGATCTTGTGCGAGCCGGTGTGGTTCAGATCCTCCCGCTTGAGGAAGACCCGGGCGCCGCCCGCCTGCTCGGCGAACCGCGGCACTTCGGTGAGGGCGCTGGGACGGCCGGCGTAGTTGACCATCAGGTCGTCCAGCTCGGCGGCGAAGGCGGGGTCCGCCTTGGCCTTCTCGTACTCGGCGGCGACCTCGTCCACCGCAGCGACCAGCGCCTCCGGGATGAACTTGCCGCCGAAGGCGCCGAAATAGCCGTCGGCGGTCGGGATGAGGCCGTCCGGGTCGGGGAGGAAGAACGCGGGTTGTACTGACATGGGGTGCCTTTGCCCTTGGCAGGTGAATGGGGGGCGCGCCGGGATACGGCCCTGCGGGCGGTGCGGCGGCGCCTTCGGCCGGGGGTGCTACGCCGTCGGCCGGTGGTCGCGGATCAGCCGCGGCGCCATCGCCTGCCGTTCACCTGACCGGGTTCGCACCCGATCACGTACCGCACCCGCCGCCCGAGCACGCGCCTGGCAGGCGCCCGGCACCCTCGCGGCCGGCACCCGGGCGCGAGTCGCGACGCGATAGCCATACCCCGATCCTACGGTGCCCCGCTGCCCGCCCCACCCCGGCCTGCCTCGCGGTTCCCGGCGCCCCTCAGGAGCTGCCCCTTGCGGCGCATCGCCGACCACCGGCCCATCGCGGCTGAGCGCGCGGTTCCCCGTGCCCCTGCA
Coding sequences within it:
- the trpM gene encoding tryptophan biosynthesis modulator TrpM; its protein translation is MAIASRLAPGCRPRGCRAPARRVLGRRVRYVIGCEPGQVNGRRWRRG
- the trpB gene encoding tryptophan synthase subunit beta, with product MSVQPAFFLPDPDGLIPTADGYFGAFGGKFIPEALVAAVDEVAAEYEKAKADPAFAAELDDLMVNYAGRPSALTEVPRFAEQAGGARVFLKREDLNHTGSHKINNVLGQTLLTRRMGKTRVIAETGAGQHGVATATACALFGLDCTIYMGEIDTRRQALNVARMRMLGAEVVAVKSGSRTLKDAINEAFRDWVANVDRTHYLFGTVAGPHPFPALVRDFHRVIGVEARRQLLERTGRLPDAAVACVGGGSNAMGLFHAFLPDTGVRLVGCEPAGHGIETGEHAATLTQGEPGILHGSRSYVLQDDEGQITEPYSISAGLDYPGVGPEHSYLKDSGRAEYRAVTDDAAMQALRLLSRTEGIIPAIESAHALAGALEIGRELGPEALLLVNLSGRGDKDMDTAARYFGLYEPTADVDEEHEVAAK